A genomic segment from Vicinamibacteria bacterium encodes:
- a CDS encoding cytochrome c — MRARAAPLAIVAALIGCRQDMHDQPRYKPLARSEFFSDHRSARPLVPGTVARGQLREDQVLFTGKEGTEFTKTLPLPVSADLLARGRTQFQTFCAPCHGGVGRGDGMVVQRGFRKPPSYHIDRLRETPVGYYFDVITNGFGAMSDYAAQVPVKDRWAIVAYIRALQLSQHATLGDVPAAERGQLQASGQ, encoded by the coding sequence ATGCGCGCGCGCGCGGCTCCCCTCGCGATCGTGGCCGCCCTCATCGGGTGCCGGCAGGACATGCACGACCAACCCCGATACAAGCCGCTCGCGCGCAGCGAGTTTTTCAGCGACCACCGCTCCGCCCGGCCCCTCGTGCCCGGCACCGTGGCCCGCGGCCAGCTCCGGGAGGATCAGGTCCTCTTCACGGGCAAGGAGGGAACGGAGTTCACGAAGACCCTGCCCCTGCCCGTCAGCGCCGACCTCCTGGCCCGGGGCCGGACGCAATTCCAGACCTTCTGCGCGCCCTGCCACGGGGGGGTGGGAAGGGGGGACGGGATGGTCGTGCAGCGCGGCTTCCGGAAGCCCCCCTCCTACCACATTGACCGCCTGCGGGAAACGCCGGTCGGCTACTACTTCGACGTGATCACCAACGGCTTTGGGGCCATGTCCGACTACGCGGCCCAGGTCCCGGTCAAGGACCGCTGGGCGATCGTGGCCTACATCCGGGCCCTCCAGCTCAGCCAGCACGCCACCCTGGGGGACGTGCCCGCCGCGGAGCGCGGCCAGCTTCAGGCGAGCGGGCAATGA
- a CDS encoding SCO family protein, whose translation MTASSLALILFLAGIAPAGGTEPPAILSEIGFDQKLGQAVPPDLAFRDEGGRPVRLGDYFGRKPVVLNLVYFDCPMLCTVSLSGLASALDVLSFTAGREFELVTISFDPREKPARAAAAKKVHLERYSRPGAEGGWHFLTGDKEAIDRLTRAVGFRYVWDEETKQFAHPAGLLVLTPEGRIARYLFGIEYAPKDLRLALVEAGAGRVGTPFDQVLLYCFKYDPHRGRYSAQILNLVRLGAGLTVLALGALILTLRRRENDQALAQPAVQGS comes from the coding sequence GTGACAGCGTCGTCCCTGGCCCTGATCCTCTTCCTGGCGGGTATCGCCCCCGCCGGAGGCACCGAGCCGCCCGCCATCCTCAGCGAGATCGGCTTCGACCAGAAGCTCGGCCAGGCCGTGCCCCCCGATCTGGCTTTCCGGGACGAGGGGGGTCGACCCGTCCGCCTCGGCGACTACTTTGGCAGGAAGCCCGTGGTCCTCAACCTCGTCTATTTCGACTGCCCTATGCTCTGCACGGTGAGCTTGAGCGGCCTGGCCAGCGCCCTCGACGTCCTCTCCTTCACCGCCGGCCGGGAGTTCGAGCTCGTGACGATCAGCTTCGATCCGCGCGAGAAACCGGCCCGGGCCGCGGCCGCTAAGAAGGTCCACCTCGAGCGCTATTCCCGCCCGGGGGCGGAGGGGGGCTGGCATTTCCTCACCGGCGACAAGGAGGCCATCGACCGTCTCACCCGCGCGGTGGGCTTCCGCTACGTCTGGGACGAGGAAACCAAGCAGTTCGCCCACCCCGCCGGGCTGCTCGTGCTCACCCCCGAGGGCCGCATCGCCCGCTACCTCTTCGGCATCGAGTACGCGCCCAAGGATCTGCGCCTGGCCCTGGTGGAAGCGGGGGCGGGCCGGGTCGGCACCCCCTTCGACCAGGTCCTGCTCTACTGCTTCAAGTACGACCCCCACCGGGGCCGCTACAGCGCCCAGATCCTGAACCTCGTCCGGCTGGGCGCCGGCCTCACCGTTCTCGCTCTGGGTGCTCTCATCCTCACCCTCCGGCGCCGGGAGAATGACCAGGCTCTCGCCCAGCCCGCGGTCCAGGGTTCATGA
- the coxB gene encoding cytochrome c oxidase subunit II produces MTGFPLFPERASTLAGEVDALYLYLVLVSVFFSVGIALTLIVFAVRFRRRSETEWPGEIEGSTNLELTWTIIPFLLTVVMFVWGARVFFHMNRPPDDAMAVNVVGKRWMWKLQHPTGQREINELHVPVGRPVKLTLTSEDVIHSFFVPAFRIKKDAVPGRYSVAWFEATKPGTYHLFCAEYCGTEHSKMIGRIVVLEPAEYQTWLAGGPAPVSPAAAGEKLFTELNCITCHRADSGGRGPLLQGLFGKTVRLQGGETVVADEAYIRESILNPAAKITAGYQPIMPTYLGQVSEESLLQLIAYLKSLSPPSGEGAPLPAAAGGPPPSKARAREDRNP; encoded by the coding sequence ATGACGGGATTTCCGCTCTTTCCCGAGCGCGCCTCCACGCTCGCGGGCGAGGTCGACGCCCTCTATCTCTACCTGGTCCTGGTTTCCGTCTTCTTCTCGGTGGGGATCGCCCTCACCCTGATCGTCTTTGCCGTCCGCTTCCGCCGCCGCTCGGAAACGGAATGGCCGGGCGAGATTGAAGGCTCCACCAACCTGGAGCTGACCTGGACCATCATCCCCTTCCTCCTCACGGTGGTGATGTTCGTCTGGGGCGCCCGGGTCTTCTTTCACATGAACCGGCCCCCCGACGACGCCATGGCCGTGAACGTGGTGGGCAAGCGCTGGATGTGGAAGCTCCAGCACCCCACCGGCCAGCGCGAGATCAACGAGCTGCACGTCCCCGTGGGCCGGCCGGTCAAGCTCACCCTGACCTCGGAGGATGTGATCCACAGCTTCTTCGTCCCCGCTTTCCGCATCAAGAAGGACGCGGTGCCCGGACGCTACAGCGTCGCCTGGTTCGAGGCCACCAAGCCGGGAACCTACCATCTCTTCTGCGCGGAGTACTGCGGGACCGAGCACTCCAAGATGATCGGCCGCATCGTGGTCTTGGAGCCGGCCGAATACCAGACCTGGCTAGCGGGCGGACCCGCGCCCGTGTCCCCGGCCGCGGCGGGGGAGAAGCTCTTCACGGAACTGAACTGCATCACCTGCCACCGGGCGGACTCGGGAGGCCGGGGGCCCCTCCTGCAGGGTCTCTTCGGCAAGACCGTGCGGCTGCAGGGCGGGGAGACGGTGGTAGCCGACGAAGCCTACATCCGGGAATCGATCTTGAATCCGGCCGCCAAGATCACGGCCGGCTACCAGCCGATCATGCCCACCTACCTGGGCCAGGTCAGCGAGGAGTCGCTCCTGCAGCTCATTGCCTACCTAAAGTCCCTTTCGCCGCCGTCGGGGGAGGGCGCGCCCCTGCCCGCGGCGGCCGGGGGACCGCCTCCCTCCAAGGCCCGGGCGCGCGAAGACCGGAACCCATGA
- the ctaD gene encoding cytochrome c oxidase subunit I encodes MTTPATALPKVHYLNADYGWRSWLFTTDHKRIAILYLVSITLMFFLGGAYAVVIRLNLLEPTGSLVSAETYNKLFTAHGVIMVFFFLIPSIPATLGNFLIPLMIGAKDLAFPRLNLLSWYVYIVGAVFTLYALVAGGLDTGWTFYTPYSTAFANTNVIAAGIGIFITGFSSILTGLNFIVTIHKMRAPGLTWFRLPLFVWAHYATSLVQILGTPVIAITLLLVVLERAFHFGFFDPNRGGDPVLFQHLFWFYSHPAVYIMILPSMGVISELVTCFSRKRVFGYNFIAMSSLAIAGLGFLVWAHHMFVAGISVYSAMIFSALSFLVAIPSAIKVFNWTATLFRGSVSWQTPMLYAFGFIGLFTIGGLTGLFLASLGIDVHVTDTYFVIAHFHYIMVGGAIMGYLGGLHYWWPKMTGRLYPEWWARVSAVVVFLGFNLTFLPQFILGYLGMPRRYHAYPPEFQVLNVMSSAGASILGVGYLIPMVYLAWSMRYGKVAPANPWPATGLEWQTTSPPPTENFSRTPVVHEEVYDYSGPPKEAALV; translated from the coding sequence ATGACGACACCGGCCACCGCCCTTCCCAAGGTGCACTACCTCAACGCCGACTATGGGTGGAGGTCGTGGCTCTTCACCACCGACCACAAGCGCATCGCCATCCTGTACCTCGTCTCCATCACCCTCATGTTCTTCCTGGGCGGAGCCTATGCGGTCGTGATCCGCCTGAACCTGCTCGAGCCCACGGGCAGCCTGGTCTCCGCCGAGACCTACAACAAGCTCTTCACCGCCCACGGCGTGATCATGGTCTTCTTCTTCCTGATCCCATCGATCCCGGCGACCCTCGGGAACTTCCTCATCCCCCTCATGATCGGGGCCAAGGATCTGGCCTTCCCCCGTTTGAACCTTCTCTCCTGGTACGTGTACATCGTGGGGGCCGTCTTCACCCTCTACGCTCTGGTGGCGGGGGGGCTCGACACCGGCTGGACCTTCTATACGCCCTACAGCACGGCCTTCGCCAATACCAACGTGATCGCGGCCGGGATCGGCATCTTCATCACCGGTTTCTCCTCCATCCTCACCGGCCTCAACTTCATCGTGACCATCCACAAGATGCGGGCCCCGGGCCTGACCTGGTTCCGTCTCCCCTTATTCGTGTGGGCCCACTACGCGACCTCCCTGGTCCAGATCCTGGGCACCCCCGTCATCGCCATCACCCTCCTGCTCGTGGTCCTGGAGAGGGCCTTCCATTTCGGCTTCTTCGACCCTAACCGGGGGGGCGACCCCGTGCTCTTCCAGCACCTCTTCTGGTTCTACTCCCACCCCGCCGTCTACATCATGATCTTGCCCTCCATGGGGGTGATCAGCGAGCTCGTGACCTGCTTCTCCCGCAAGCGGGTCTTCGGCTACAACTTCATCGCCATGTCCAGCCTGGCCATCGCCGGCCTCGGCTTCCTGGTCTGGGCCCACCACATGTTCGTGGCCGGAATCTCGGTCTATTCGGCCATGATCTTCTCCGCCCTCAGCTTCCTGGTGGCCATCCCCTCCGCGATCAAGGTCTTCAACTGGACGGCCACCCTATTCCGGGGCTCGGTCTCCTGGCAGACCCCGATGCTGTACGCATTCGGGTTCATCGGTCTCTTCACGATCGGGGGGCTCACCGGGCTCTTCCTGGCCAGCCTCGGCATCGACGTCCACGTGACCGACACCTACTTCGTGATCGCCCACTTCCACTACATCATGGTGGGGGGAGCCATCATGGGCTACCTCGGAGGCCTGCACTACTGGTGGCCGAAGATGACGGGCCGCCTCTACCCGGAGTGGTGGGCGCGGGTCTCGGCGGTGGTGGTCTTCCTGGGATTCAACCTCACCTTCCTTCCCCAGTTCATCCTCGGCTACCTGGGCATGCCCCGCCGCTACCACGCCTATCCGCCTGAGTTCCAGGTCCTGAACGTCATGTCCTCGGCGGGGGCCTCGATCCTGGGCGTGGGCTACCTGATCCCGATGGTCTACCTGGCCTGGTCCATGCGCTACGGCAAGGTCGCGCCCGCCAATCCCTGGCCCGCCACCGGCCTCGAGTGGCAGACCACCTCTCCGCCCCCCACGGAGAACTTCTCCCGGACACCGGTGGTGCACGAAGAGGTTTACGACTACTCGGGTCCCCCCAAGGAGGCCGCCCTTGTCTGA
- a CDS encoding cytochrome c oxidase subunit 3 family protein: MSEAQAGTLAHHFADLEQQREASALGMWVFLVTELLFFGGLFSIYSVYRHSYYEAFSAGSHHLSWRLGFINTLVLIGSSFTMAMAVYSAATGRRARIVLFLILTILLGSVFLGVKVVEYAEKIGPCLGDGPHAGCLLPGPRFDGEVLHLEGERAREAQIYFSLYFGMTGLHATHMIIGIPILGIIARMAYRGRFRPEWHTPVELVGLYWHFVDIVWIFLFPLLYLIGHH, encoded by the coding sequence TTGTCTGAGGCGCAGGCGGGCACCCTCGCCCATCACTTCGCGGACCTCGAGCAGCAGAGGGAGGCTTCCGCCCTCGGCATGTGGGTCTTCCTGGTGACGGAGCTCCTTTTCTTCGGCGGCCTGTTCTCGATCTATTCCGTTTACCGGCACTCGTACTACGAAGCGTTCTCCGCGGGCAGCCACCACCTCTCCTGGAGGCTCGGGTTCATCAACACCCTCGTCCTCATTGGCAGCAGCTTCACGATGGCTATGGCCGTCTACTCGGCGGCCACGGGGAGGCGCGCCCGCATCGTGCTTTTCCTGATCCTCACCATCCTCCTGGGTTCCGTCTTCCTGGGCGTGAAAGTCGTGGAGTACGCGGAGAAGATCGGCCCCTGCCTGGGGGACGGGCCCCACGCGGGGTGCCTCCTACCCGGGCCCCGCTTCGACGGCGAGGTCCTCCACCTGGAGGGGGAGCGGGCACGGGAGGCCCAGATCTACTTCTCGCTCTACTTTGGGATGACCGGCCTGCACGCGACCCACATGATCATCGGCATCCCCATCCTCGGCATCATCGCCCGTATGGCCTACCGCGGGCGCTTCCGCCCCGAGTGGCACACCCCCGTGGAGCTGGTCGGGCTCTACTGGCACTTCGTGGACATCGTGTGGATCTTCCTCTTCCCCCTCCTTTATCTCATCGGGCACCACTGA
- a CDS encoding cytochrome C oxidase subunit IV family protein, whose amino-acid sequence MSRPHVVSWPSYLGVFLVLAALTAATVWAAGQDFGSFNTMVALTIAVVKATLVVLYFMHLRYSPRLTILVVFMGFVWLAILILLTMSDYLSRGWSIVTR is encoded by the coding sequence ATGTCGCGCCCCCACGTCGTTTCCTGGCCGAGCTACTTGGGCGTCTTCCTCGTCCTTGCCGCCCTCACCGCGGCCACGGTCTGGGCGGCGGGGCAGGACTTTGGCTCCTTCAACACCATGGTGGCCCTCACCATCGCGGTCGTGAAGGCCACCCTGGTCGTTCTCTACTTCATGCATCTCCGCTACAGCCCCCGGCTGACCATCCTCGTGGTCTTCATGGGCTTCGTGTGGTTGGCCATCCTGATTCTGCTCACCATGAGCGACTACCTGAGCCGGGGCTGGTCGATCGTCACCCGCTAG
- the pstS gene encoding phosphate ABC transporter substrate-binding protein PstS gives MRLLPRVVLLTVATGVALFGRPAASEPIRGVGAALPKAVYAEWARSFEAKTHVAVSYSAVSPTAALGELATGHANFGASEVPLLVEQLAAKGLVQFPTVIGGVVPVANVPGVAPGTLKLTGLLLADIFLGKVKTWDDPAIKALNGELDLPSRSIRVVHPTEASGSTYIFTTYLSSVSPEWKRRVGRGFTVVWPVGEERAATVELGSFVRKTFGAAGFVDFATAADEGLPRTKMRNREGEFVTPNPVSFQAAAANAPWESAAAFGLLLVDVPGRGCWPLTAPVFALVPHAPKDSNQALEVLRFFDWAFKNGARIASEAGYVALPPPVTALVEKAWMRQVKDARGTSIWTGPGPGGN, from the coding sequence ATGCGTTTGCTACCGCGAGTCGTGCTCCTCACCGTAGCCACCGGCGTCGCGCTCTTCGGCCGGCCGGCCGCGAGCGAGCCGATCCGGGGCGTGGGGGCGGCCCTGCCCAAGGCCGTCTACGCGGAGTGGGCGCGGAGCTTCGAGGCCAAGACGCATGTCGCGGTCTCGTATTCGGCGGTGTCGCCTACGGCGGCCCTCGGCGAGCTCGCCACCGGCCACGCGAATTTTGGCGCCTCCGAAGTGCCCCTCCTGGTGGAGCAGCTCGCGGCCAAGGGCCTCGTACAGTTCCCGACCGTCATCGGCGGCGTCGTTCCCGTGGCCAACGTTCCCGGTGTCGCCCCGGGGACGCTCAAGCTCACCGGCCTCCTGCTCGCCGACATCTTCCTGGGAAAGGTCAAGACCTGGGACGACCCCGCGATCAAGGCATTGAACGGGGAGTTGGACCTGCCCAGTCGGTCCATTAGAGTGGTTCATCCCACGGAGGCCTCGGGGTCGACCTATATCTTCACCACCTACTTGTCGAGCGTGAGCCCGGAGTGGAAGCGTCGCGTCGGCCGGGGCTTCACCGTGGTCTGGCCAGTGGGAGAGGAGCGGGCAGCAACCGTGGAGCTCGGGTCCTTCGTCCGGAAGACGTTCGGAGCCGCTGGTTTCGTCGACTTCGCCACTGCTGCGGACGAGGGTCTGCCCCGGACGAAAATGCGGAATCGGGAAGGGGAGTTCGTCACTCCAAACCCCGTCTCCTTCCAGGCCGCGGCTGCCAACGCCCCCTGGGAGTCGGCGGCCGCCTTCGGCCTCCTCCTCGTGGATGTTCCCGGACGCGGGTGCTGGCCGTTGACGGCGCCGGTTTTCGCGCTCGTGCCCCATGCGCCGAAAGACTCGAACCAAGCCCTGGAGGTGCTCCGGTTCTTCGACTGGGCTTTCAAGAACGGAGCCCGGATCGCCAGCGAGGCTGGATATGTGGCCCTGCCCCCCCCGGTGACGGCGCTGGTCGAGAAGGCCTGGATGCGTCAGGTGAAGGACGCCCGCGGGACCTCCATCTGGACGGGCCCCGGACCGGGCGGCAACTGA
- a CDS encoding DUF4339 domain-containing protein has product MAEGAAASRWFYAHGGRRHGPVDVSRLVDLILAGEIPETTLIWHPGLSEWVMAGDLDEIRRELPPPLPVSAPSLSENDPATGLSSDSTDAAAELGEGSGMRRRRKHRHRNKRDKTQWLLPLLVVLLVLMIGLWLILRRMNEVPSGRIILQGSLDGSAGGLSQLPSARSGL; this is encoded by the coding sequence ATGGCTGAGGGTGCTGCCGCCTCGCGATGGTTCTATGCCCACGGGGGGCGGCGCCACGGCCCGGTGGACGTCTCTCGCCTGGTCGACCTCATCCTGGCCGGTGAGATTCCCGAGACGACGCTGATCTGGCACCCGGGGCTGTCCGAGTGGGTCATGGCGGGCGATCTGGACGAGATCCGCCGCGAGCTGCCACCTCCCCTTCCCGTGTCCGCCCCCTCCCTCTCCGAGAACGACCCCGCGACCGGCCTCTCGAGCGACTCGACCGACGCGGCCGCCGAGCTCGGGGAAGGCAGCGGGATGCGTCGGAGGCGCAAGCACCGGCACCGGAACAAGCGCGACAAGACCCAGTGGCTTCTGCCCCTGCTCGTGGTCCTCCTCGTCCTGATGATCGGGCTGTGGCTGATCCTCCGGCGCATGAACGAGGTCCCCTCCGGTCGCATCATCCTCCAGGGCTCCCTCGACGGTTCCGCGGGGGGGCTCTCCCAACTGCCCTCCGCCCGCAGCGGGCTCTAG
- a CDS encoding OsmC family protein, producing MTAPVTVDLDWRGDLRFAGRTGSVEMILDSAGQAGPTPVEALALSLAGCMAIDVVHILKKGRLDPRAVHAHLIGERAREDPKRLVTVTLHFAVTGDIPAEKLERALSLSREKYCSVWHSLRPDLDFKTSFEIVGGTGG from the coding sequence ATGACCGCCCCCGTGACCGTGGATCTCGATTGGCGGGGAGACCTGCGCTTCGCGGGGCGCACGGGCTCCGTGGAGATGATCCTGGACAGCGCGGGCCAGGCGGGGCCGACCCCCGTGGAGGCCCTGGCCCTCAGCCTGGCCGGCTGCATGGCCATCGATGTCGTCCACATCCTGAAGAAGGGGCGCCTGGACCCCCGAGCCGTGCACGCGCACCTCATCGGCGAACGCGCTCGCGAAGACCCCAAGCGGCTCGTGACCGTGACCCTGCACTTCGCGGTCACGGGCGACATCCCCGCGGAAAAGCTGGAGCGGGCCTTGTCCCTCTCCCGGGAAAAATACTGCTCGGTCTGGCACAGCCTGAGGCCGGACCTCGACTTCAAGACGTCCTTCGAGATTGTCGGCGGGACGGGAGGGTGA